Proteins from a single region of Polyangium spumosum:
- a CDS encoding AAA family ATPase: MTTTGDFQKRLERAREASARLKDAIGQVIVGQGEVVEQALWGLVAGGHVLLEGAPGLGKTLLVRTIASCLDLKFSRIQFTPDLMPSDVTGTNILVTSADGSRHFALHKGPIFGQVVLADEINRATPKTQSSLLEAMQEHACTIGGVRHAMEEPFFVLATENPIEMEGTYPLPEAQLDRFLLKVMVPSPTEDEMTEILARTTGQPKDAPPKVLDRDEVLAIRSACRDVAVAEPIMRFASRLVRASDPTTQGAPDLVRRAIRYGAGVRGAQSLVLAAKAVSVLEGRAHVSFGDVQRVAKPVLRHRLIRSFEGEADGVSTDQVVDALVESVPARPENVEQAIRR; the protein is encoded by the coding sequence ATGACGACGACGGGCGACTTTCAGAAGAGGCTCGAGCGAGCCCGCGAGGCGAGCGCGCGCCTCAAGGACGCGATCGGGCAGGTGATCGTGGGCCAGGGCGAGGTCGTGGAGCAGGCGCTCTGGGGGCTCGTGGCCGGCGGGCACGTGCTGCTCGAGGGCGCGCCGGGGCTCGGCAAGACGCTGCTCGTGCGCACGATCGCGAGCTGCCTCGACCTGAAATTCTCGCGCATCCAGTTCACGCCCGACCTCATGCCGAGCGACGTGACGGGCACGAACATCCTCGTGACCTCGGCCGACGGTTCGAGGCACTTCGCCCTGCACAAAGGGCCGATCTTCGGCCAGGTCGTGCTCGCGGACGAGATCAACCGCGCGACGCCGAAGACGCAGAGTTCGTTGCTCGAGGCGATGCAGGAGCACGCGTGCACGATCGGCGGCGTGCGGCACGCGATGGAAGAGCCGTTTTTCGTGCTCGCCACGGAGAACCCGATCGAGATGGAAGGGACGTACCCGCTGCCCGAGGCGCAGCTCGATCGGTTCCTGCTCAAGGTGATGGTGCCGAGCCCGACCGAGGACGAGATGACCGAGATCCTCGCGCGGACGACGGGGCAACCGAAGGACGCGCCGCCGAAGGTGCTCGATCGCGACGAGGTGCTCGCCATCCGCTCGGCGTGCCGCGACGTCGCCGTGGCCGAGCCGATCATGCGCTTCGCCTCGCGCCTCGTGCGCGCGAGTGATCCGACGACACAAGGCGCGCCCGACCTCGTGCGGCGCGCGATCCGCTACGGCGCGGGCGTGCGCGGCGCGCAGTCGCTCGTGCTCGCGGCGAAGGCCGTGAGCGTGCTCGAGGGCCGCGCGCACGTCTCGTTCGGCGACGTGCAGCGCGTCGCCAAGCCCGTGTTGCGCCACCGCCTGATCCGATCGTTCGAGGGCGAGGCCGACGGGGTCTCGACCGATCAGGTGGTCGACGCGCTCGTGGAGAGCGTGCCCGCTCGCCCGGAGAACGTGGAGCAGGCGATCCGTCGATGA